One Fusarium falciforme chromosome 1, complete sequence genomic window carries:
- a CDS encoding HMG box domain-containing protein, producing the protein MPQSAPPPPQSSDGFLQPVTFMSPARITSHPRGAMSPEQGFVGYPYSSRYSTPICEEDLSVTVYEPPTIYSQKSDISFTGYAGGHNHTSHPYGPLPDEAGYNAHVPYTPEASPPTPCPTGDSITTRSGLRIPKKSYPMGRSQAVKTGRIQKRSKVDKVKNASSILSKPLSEIAKDLPHVSVADIATFVARSTEERLSETSRNKKPGQIKRPMNAFMLYRKAYQDVAKTQCAQNNHQHVSKVCGAGWPLEPPQVRQMFDGWAKVERINHQQAHPGYKFTPSKPRKTRRDEDDVDGFSDNDSDYGGARKSRTRHVSRLSETPSISYDTVGNVADEPSMAAYHGMHAYPTPGQAHALPYGTAEPNPYDLNMRQYGGLGPAHGMVSRTPSPGNDYALHGLDGFAGSYYTPPEPVFESAGPPPMFGEAGYDMYNGLPGEASFGHDNWVPHMGAAEQDIGFMMAGYEDTTAQDAYLRGKQDDWKVEEIDDSSQFEHWITQTEQGLL; encoded by the exons ATGCCACAGTCGGCACCACCGCCGCCTCAATCTTCAGACGGCTTCCTTCAACCAGTAACCTTCATGAGTCCAGCCAGAATCACTTCGCACCCGCGAGGTGCCATGAGCCCTGAACAGGGTTTCGTCGGCTACCCGTACTCCTCTCGATATTCTACTCCCATTTGTGAGGAGGATCTTTCGGTCACGGTTTATGAACCACCAACCATCTATTCCCAGAAAAGCGACATCTCCTTC ACGGGCTATGCAGGTGGGCACAACCACACTAGCCATCCGTACGGGCCTTTGCCTGATGAGGCTGGTTATAAT GCCCATGTTCCATATACACCTGAAGCGTCTCCCCCTACCCCGTGCCCTACTGGCGATTCGATCACCACCCGCAGTGGGTTGAGGATTCCCAAGAAGTCTTATCCGATGGGCAGATCGCAGGCCGTTAAGACCGGCCGCATCCAGAAGAGAAGCAAGGTTGACAAAGTCAAAAATGCCTCCAGCATCCTCTCGAAGCCCCTGTCCGAAATCGCCAAAGACCTCCCCCATGTCTCAGTGGCCGATATTGCAACCTTCGTCGCCCGCTCCACCGAGGAGAGACTGTCGGAAACTTCACGCAACAAGAAGCCTGGTCAGATCAAGCGCCCTATGAATGCATTCATGCTGTACCGAAAAGCCTATCAAGATGTAGCCAAGACTCAGTGCGCCCAGAACAATCACCAACACGTCTCCAAGGTCTGCGGCGCAGGCTGGCCTTTGGAGCCTCCTCAGGTGAGACAGATGTTCGATGGATGGGCCAAGGTTGAGCGGATCAACCACCAGCAGGCACACCCTGGGTACAAGTTCACTCCCTCTAAGCCGCGAAAGACCAGAcgcgacgaggatgacgtcGACGGGTTCTCAGATAACGACTCTGACTACGGCGGAGCGCGAAAGTCCAGAACTCGGCATGTGTCCCGCCTGAGCGAGACCCCTTCGATCAGCTACGATACCGTTGGCAACGTTGCGGATGAACCCTCCATGGCGGCCTACCATGGCATGCACGCTTATCCCACTCCTGGGCAAGCCCACGCCCTTCCCTATGGAACTGCTGAGCCAAACCCCTACGATCTGAACATGCGGCAGTATGGCGGATTGGGTCCTGCCCACGGCATGGTGAGCCGAACCCCTTCTCCGGGCAACGATTACGCTCTCCACGGCCTGGATGGGTTCGCTGGCAGCTACTACACTCCTCCCGAGCCTGTCTTTGAGAGTGCTGGGCCCCCGCCCATGTTTGGAGAAGCCGGCTACGACATGTACAACGGGCTTCCTGGAGAAGCTTCGTTCGGTCATGACAACTGGGTCCCCCACATGGGAGCAGCCGAACAAGACATCGGCTTCATGATGGCGGGCTACGAGGATACCACGGCGCAGGATGCCTATCTGAGAGGCAAACAAGATGACTGGAAGGTCGAGGAGATCGACGATTCCAGCCAGTTCGAGCACTGGATCACGCAGACCGAGCAAGGTCTTTTGTAA
- a CDS encoding PHD domain-containing protein — MPSRKRSFRAVDDDDGETEPSLLQRIRNMWQFANLCQWIYIFGKAAKISESLDIEEIETECLKPNSTVLADIALALLKLVSSHRGLTHEILDDQTRKQFLSKSPGYNPFGDDETPIKFNDFDIFTKIRVLQQLTEWIMIHPERIRDKMEEQKDTEQTSWRIEPYGWDAEDRTYFVLDDNRVYRLTEPPPVTTPKPKKTKTWRGGRRASKRRRTTLSIDDDNPDTETETRDDEKQEDDGLGGMKWECLAVTLDDVRSILDGFRKTRDENEKILRNQLEEHLVPILEKQEQSRKRRELQRERELANLAKMANAKRSSRIAGKIEQQKQEEKAREEERQRREAESAKRREERSHLKLEKERDNRMVSREQRLREREARRLQHEEELAQLSEDSKNLSSGSGRVSERRLQAEIERNKQALKDLEEEEEDWVFDCICGLYGQVDDGSHSVACEKCNVWQHSKCLGIREADADRPEFQFICASCTRREQDGNRPRPTIKLKVNRPPSSGEQPQSSHPTAQDASPTPGRAFPTASSTEDGKQRYTSNGAAEHGLSLVTSTPNPSHGPSVNGAASSNLSLDAHSGPSKGVPGFVHTPKTTSVIPAPVKLDAVRPSQADSPPGNAVTSTPMTTVKTPSPSNGIQGLQGDKTIESALSTPQISRDKYRAAHEQNGTLPSEAGYSPIKHSPPRLVDSASSSKFSVSTPILPPVVLSPSPQRQVLTPPTKSSEPPRPLEGR, encoded by the exons ATGCCGTCGCGCAAGCGCTCGTTCCGAGCcgtcgatgacgacgatggtgaGACGGAGCCTTCATTACTGCAGCGCATCCGCAACATGTGGCAGTTCGCGAACTTGTGCCAGTGGATTTATATCTTTGGCAAGGCTGCCAAAATCTCCGAATCTCTCGACATCGAG GAAATCGAGACGGAATGTCTGAAGCCGAATTCGACCGTCCTCGCAGACATTGCCCTGGCGCTCCTAAAACTCGTTTCGTCGCATCGCGGTTTAAC GCACGAGATCTTGGATGATCAAACTCGGAAGCAGTTCCTCTCCAAATCGCCCGGGTACAACCCCTTCGGCGACGATGAAACACCGATCAAGTTCAACGATTTCGACATCTTCACAAAG ATTCGAGTTTTACAGCAATTGACTGAATGGATCATGATTCACCCAGAGCGCATTCGAGACAAGATGGAAGAGCAGAAAGATACCGAGCAGACCAGTTGG CGCATCGAGCCGTACGGATGGGATGCTGAGGACCGAACCTACTTCGTACTCGATGACAACCGGGTGTATCGGCTTACAGAACCACCACCTGTGACAACCCCCAAACCGAAAAAGACCAAGACATGGCGTGGGGGCCGTCGCGCAAGCAAACGACGGCGCACGACCTTGAGCATTGACGATGATAACCCCGATACGGAAACCGAGACGAGGGACGACGAGAaacaagaagatgatgggcTTGGTGGGATGAAGTGGGAATGCCTGGCAGTCACACTCGACGACGTACGATCCATCTTGGACGGTTTCCGCAAAACACGCGACGAGAATGAAAAGATACTCCGGAACCAACTGGAAGAGCATCTTGTCCCCATCTTGGAAAAGCAGGAGCAATCGCGCAAGCGAAGAGAGCTGCAACGAGAGCGCGAATTGGCCAACCtcgccaagatggccaaTGCAAAGCGGTCGAGCCGAATTGCTGGAAAGAttgagcagcagaagcaagaagagaaggctCGAGAAGAGGAACGGCAGCGCAGAGAAGCAGAATCGGCGAAACGGCGCGAAGAACGGTCACATCTCAAACTAGAGAAAGAGCGGGACAACAGAATGGTTTCCAGAGAACAGCGGCTACGGGAGCGCGAAGCCCGACGTCTCCAGCACGAAGAAGAGCTTGCGCAACTCTCCGAAGACAGCAAGAATTTGTCCAGTGGGAGCGGACGTGTTTCTGAGCGACGGCTTCAGGCGGAGATTGAGAGGAACAAACAAGCTCTTAAAGacctggaggaagaggaagaagactgGGTGTTTGACTGTATATGCGGTCTCTATGGCCAGGTCGACGATGGATCGCACAGCGTGGCATGCGAAAAGTGCAATGTCTGGCAACACAGCAAGTGCCTGGGGATTCGCGAGGCAGATGCTGATCGACCCGAATTCCAGTTCATCTGTGCCTCTTGCACCCGCCGAGAACAAGACGGCAACCGCCCTAGACCGACGATCAAACTGAAAGTCAATCGTCCGCCAAGCTCAGGCGAACAACCTCAGTCATCTCACCCCACGGCTCAAGACGCATCGCCTACACCTGGCAGAGCGTTCCCCACAGCTTCCAGCACCGAGGATGGGAAGCAGCGTTACACATCGAACGGCGCCGCCGAACATGGCTTGTCACTTGTGACTTCAACTCCCAACCCCTCCCATGGTCCTAGCGTGAATGGCGCTGCTTCTTCCAACCTTTCGCTGGACGCCCATTCAGGGCCGAGCAAGGGAGTGCCTGGGTTTGTCCATACACCCAAAACCACTTCTGTGATCCCAGCACCCGTCAAGCTGGATGCAGTGCGACCCTCTCAGGCGGACAGTCCACCGGGCAACGCGGTCACATCGACTCCCATGACGACTGTCAAGACGCCGAGCCCATCCAACGGCATCCAGGGCCTGCAGGGGGACAAGACGATTGAGTCGGCATTGAGTACGCCTCAGATCAGCCGGGATAAATACCGTGCGGCTCACGAGCAAAATGGGACTCTACCTTCGGAAGCGGGATACTCTCCAATTAAACATTCACCACCACGCCTGGTAGATTCAGCCAGCTCGAGCAAGTTCAGCGTCTCAACACCAATACTACCACCGGTGGTACTGTCCCCGTCACCCCAGCGCCAGGTCTTGACTCCTCCAACTAAATCGTCAGAGCCACCCAGGCCTCTAGAAGGCCGGTGA